The following coding sequences are from one Acidobacteriota bacterium window:
- a CDS encoding sigma-70 family RNA polymerase sigma factor, with protein MTSEPGSTRISKWDLTAESLQALLDGLAPHPEVAAQKFEVLRLKLFHFFQAKGCLTSEDLVDKTIDRTACKVLEGGVASQCDDINRYAYGVARFIWQEHLTEARTTKNLDQSVTETFPIVTVPTAIAGFNLHHEERFQCLEKCLATLPPDEQELVLGYHDSGKNKENRKHLADRLSISLGTLATRACRIREKLEHCIDLCLQHSSKNT; from the coding sequence ATGACAAGTGAACCAGGTTCCACCAGAATTTCAAAATGGGATTTAACGGCTGAAAGCTTACAGGCACTTCTGGACGGCCTGGCACCCCACCCGGAAGTGGCCGCTCAGAAATTTGAAGTGCTCCGGTTAAAGCTCTTTCATTTTTTCCAGGCCAAAGGATGTCTTACCTCCGAAGACCTGGTTGATAAAACCATTGACCGAACTGCCTGCAAGGTTCTGGAAGGCGGGGTCGCGTCCCAGTGTGACGATATCAATCGCTATGCCTATGGAGTGGCCAGATTTATCTGGCAGGAACATCTGACTGAAGCTCGAACCACAAAAAACCTCGATCAATCGGTGACCGAGACCTTTCCGATTGTCACGGTTCCGACAGCAATTGCCGGGTTCAACCTTCATCATGAAGAACGGTTTCAATGTTTGGAAAAGTGTCTGGCAACCTTGCCGCCGGATGAGCAGGAACTGGTTTTGGGGTATCACGATTCAGGGAAAAATAAAGAAAACCGGAAACATCTTGCTGACCGGCTGAGCATTTCACTGGGAACCCTGGCTACCCGAGCTTGCCGGATTCGTGAGAAATTAGAACACTGTATTGACCTGTGTCTTCAACATTCCTCCAAAAACACGTAA
- a CDS encoding CHAT domain-containing protein, with amino-acid sequence MPLAPGPSSILILADPVFEPDDPRIKRGSGRHAQSSASADLVRSQNWRHQARGVWRGNYLPRLVGTRQEANAIRANFAQDKSLVALDFDAQRSLIFETDLSSYHYLQFATHGIFNSDYPELSGLILSLVSPDGRQQNGFLQLHDIYTLKLNAELVVLSSCQSGLGQEVTGEGIVGLTRGFMYAGTSRVIASLWAINDDTTSELMKEFYRTMLSEHLSPGTALRKAQLALWQRTPRQNPYFWAGFVLQGDWK; translated from the coding sequence TTGCCCCTGGCCCCTGGCCCCAGTTCGATCCTGATTCTGGCTGATCCGGTTTTTGAGCCTGATGATCCGCGGATCAAACGGGGTTCTGGCCGTCACGCTCAAAGTTCAGCTTCGGCGGACCTGGTGCGCAGTCAAAACTGGCGGCATCAGGCTCGTGGCGTCTGGCGCGGAAATTATCTGCCGCGCCTGGTTGGTACCCGGCAGGAAGCAAATGCAATCCGCGCCAATTTCGCTCAAGATAAATCTCTGGTGGCACTTGATTTTGACGCCCAACGGTCGCTGATATTCGAAACGGATCTGTCCTCATATCACTATCTTCAATTTGCCACTCACGGGATTTTCAATAGTGACTATCCGGAATTATCCGGACTGATCCTGTCGCTGGTATCACCTGATGGACGGCAGCAAAATGGTTTTCTGCAACTCCACGACATCTACACCTTAAAATTGAATGCCGAACTGGTCGTTTTAAGCTCCTGTCAATCTGGACTTGGCCAGGAGGTAACTGGTGAAGGAATCGTTGGGTTAACCCGAGGTTTTATGTATGCTGGAACATCACGGGTGATCGCCAGTTTATGGGCGATCAATGACGATACCACCAGCGAACTAATGAAAGAATTCTATCGAACCATGCTTTCCGAACACCTTTCACCTGGGACTGCTCTGCGCAAGGCCCAACTTGCGTTATGGCAGCGCACCCCCAGGCAAAACCCGTATTTTTGGGCTGGGTTTGTACTGCAAGGAGACTGGAAGTAG